A window of the Polaribacter batillariae genome harbors these coding sequences:
- a CDS encoding type II toxin-antitoxin system ParD family antitoxin, which yields MPKNTSILLGDYFDKFISQQIKSGKYSSASEVVRAALRMFEHQESKKSELIKALKKGEKSGFVENLDRTKLLKEIHQKYLTE from the coding sequence ATGCCGAAAAACACTTCTATTCTTCTTGGTGATTACTTCGATAAATTCATCAGTCAACAAATAAAAAGCGGAAAATACTCTTCCGCAAGTGAAGTCGTTAGAGCCGCTTTGAGAATGTTTGAACATCAGGAATCAAAGAAATCTGAATTGATCAAAGCACTCAAAAAAGGTGAAAAATCCGGATTTGTAGAAAACTTAGACCGAACTAAACTCTTGAAAGAAATTCATCAAAAGTATTTGACTGAATAA
- a CDS encoding type II toxin-antitoxin system RelE/ParE family toxin gives MEYKISQEANRDIENIWLYTFENWSAEQADRYFNLILDEIEYIAKNPTSGKDYNEIRKGYYRSRIKSHFIFYKINRKKERVEIIRILHQRMDIESRLDE, from the coding sequence ATGGAATATAAAATCAGTCAAGAGGCAAATCGTGATATCGAAAACATTTGGCTCTACACTTTCGAAAACTGGTCAGCGGAACAAGCCGACAGGTATTTTAATCTGATTTTGGACGAAATTGAATATATCGCTAAAAATCCCACTTCAGGAAAAGATTACAATGAAATTAGAAAAGGATATTATAGATCTAGAATCAAATCACATTTTATTTTCTACAAAATCAATCGAAAAAAAGAAAGAGTCGAAATCATTAGAATATTACACCAAAGAATGGATATTGAATCAAGACTTGATGAGTAA